A section of the Telopea speciosissima isolate NSW1024214 ecotype Mountain lineage chromosome 3, Tspe_v1, whole genome shotgun sequence genome encodes:
- the LOC122655465 gene encoding S-protein homolog 24-like, translating into MNTSKFFLVLACTLVLSKPYFVQGRGYTVYVINDLGPNEKLNVHCKSKDDDLGPHTLGFGEEFYWVFDLNVFGTTLFRCNMDWGNKQGSFEIFNARKEQYKCGNTFDGHCYRKVRKDGVYYNKHRDGDYWKKYSW; encoded by the coding sequence ATGAATACTTCGAAGTTTTTCCTTGTTCTGGCCTGCACATTGGTCTTGTCCAAGCCATATTTTGTACAGGGAAGGGGCTACACTGTGTACGTTATTAATGACTTAGGTCCGAATGAGAAACTCAACGTTCATTGCAAATCCAAAGATGATGATCTTGGTCCGCATACGCTTGGGTTTGGCGAAGaattttattgggtttttgATCTCAACGTCTTCGGAACAACTCTTTTCCGGTGTAACATGGATTGGGGGAATAAACAAGGTAGTTTTGAGATCTTCAATGCTAGAAAAGAGCAATATAAGTGTGGGAATACCTTTGATGGCCATTGTTATAGGAAGGTAAGAAAGGATGGAGTATATTATAACAAGCACAGAGATGGAGACTATTGGAAAAAGTATTCATGGTAG
- the LOC122656928 gene encoding uncharacterized protein LOC122656928 — translation MDGEGANNDVESLLQAIKASDIVENRIHLLSQLGDLDLSEKTDLSSLADFLATLWEDFTCLDASQCMLNKTILHVAAKYLKFDVSGCQGQLLALGTKASIWCGKHLKMTLISIGESQEEEHTDLFFQLVFDLLGFSVACFSALTRSPILGEKLVMPIVEKFFSEQLNLTKATISEIKRIPSVGLEVLKVAQVVVDAAIRLCRAYSQALNLDSYNLGIQEDEGSMDSEKVNNVNHVIHITACAIESLHELGTIAATGGGSLVTILNASWKGVVSLLQLGKGILAAKVKVSDIVLTLISLVTESLRCASEQWFSTLKTTIGVTEARKAFLPVKFYLINAIRISSQYPCQAFTVYKEITVCVLIISSFGISLSKETHLKAASEVLAELLEPTSFLLLHTLLNSAEVEYESKCKILDWLLTDESHSSSYHEEIGGATTEMDEIFCLNCETKPRTRTLLLGRVILFLDLLKTSTDLEEDIRIGISRKLGFLLDFLMDEYVYSTILALHVPMLCGSGSTAKVVWQSMFPFVLHALKTFMILASSDLAWREVESFLLENLLHPHFLCWEIIVELWCFIVRHAEIDMVNEIVDKFCSLFKVIASSEPSLMPGCALRKMARSICMIIHCATQSVIDRVYNSIISDRSNLSSIMYIAFLMEGFPLNLMSENLKKIATQRIITSFSGFIETNDERLWCDGSRSCSSGGLGAPVYALSSALHCLNINATDVNAKTLKFTVDVIHRYRSAVDSFTKNLFSTLLSQTLRIISNVKHLYASDQMREVILELQNLFVKGSAASDTQFYQCKPHLASFMAGLGHMEIAEGEGSADCCAIWELYHMLLRERHWALVHLAITAFGYFAARTSCNQLWRFVPPDAALSFNVETGNDANEERFMSELKVFLEKEVAIVAVKPCAEQLGLLLKEGLVLKETVKVSNINLVDPGTEIRELNEENQPNKKRKLPGEIREGVALMQNGLKVIGEGLALWQQQHYESKELQEKLTSHLSCLEEVIAQMVDLADSG, via the exons atggatgGAGAAGGAGCGAATAACGACGTCGAAAGCTTACTGCAGGCCATCAAAGCTTCAGAT ATTGTTGAAAATCGAATTCATCTTCTCAGCCAACTTGGGGATTTGGACCTATCTGAGAAGACTGATTTGTCTTCTCTTGCTGATTTTCTTGCA ACACTTTGGGAGGATTTTACATGCTTGGATGCATCCCAGTGCATGTTAAATAAAACTATTTTGCATGTAGCTGCAAAATACTTAAAATTTGATGTCTCCGGATGTCAAGGGCAACTTCTTGCTCTTGGAACCAAG GCAAGCATATGGTGTGGAAAACATCTAAAGATGACACTTATATCAATTGGAGAgtctcaagaagaagaacataccGATCTCTTTTTCCAG TTGGTCTTCGATTTGTTGGGTTTCTCTGTTGCTTGCTTTTCAGCCTTGACCAGGTCGCCTATTTTGGGGGAGAAGTTGGTGATGCCTATTGTTGAGAAGTTTTTTTCTGAACAATTAAACCTAACAAAGGCCACAATTTCAGAGATCAAG AGAATCCCTTCTGTTGGTTTAGAAGTACTAAAGGTGGCACAGGTGGTTGTGGATGCTGCTATAAGACTGTGCAGAGCGTATTCACAAGCTCTAAATTTGGACTCATACAACTTGGGAATTCAGGAAGACGAAGGCTCCATGGATAGCGAAAAGGTCAATAATGTGaatcatgtcatccacataacaGCATGTGCAATTGAAAGTTTGCATGAGTTAGGCACCATTGCAGCTACTGGTGGTGGAAGTCTGGTGACAATTCTCAATGCATCATGGAAAGGTGTTGTTAGCTTGCTACAGCTTGGTAAGGGGATTCTAGCTGCAAAGGTAAAGGTCTCCGATATTGTCTTGACCCTAATTTCACTGGTGACCGAGTCTTTGCGGTGTGCATCAGAACAATGGTTTTCTACACTCAAAACAACCATTGGTGTAACAGAAGCTAGAAAGGCATTCCTTCCAGTAAAATTCTATCTGATTAATGCCATCCGAATTTCATCCCAATACCCATGCCAAGCATTCACAGTATATAAAGAGATAACTGTGTGTGTCTTGATAATCTCAAGCTTTGGCATTTCACTTAGCAAAGAAACACATCTGAAAGCTGCCAGTGAAGTACTGGCAGAACTTCTGGAGCcaacttcttttcttcttcttcacaccTTACTCAATTCGGCTGAGGTTGAATATGAGTCCAAATGCAAAATTTTGGACTGGTTGCTGACCGATGAAAGCCACTCTAGTTCATATCATGAGGAAATTGGTGGTGCAACAACTGAAATGGATGAAATATTTTGTTTGAATTGTGAAACTAAGCCCAGAACAAGAACCCTGCTGCTTGGCCGGGTTATCTTGTTTCTTGATCTTTTGAAAACTTCTACtgatcttgaagaagatataAGAATTGGCATCTCCAGAAAACTTGGATTTCTACTGGATTTTTTGATGGATGAGTACGTCTATTCTACTATTCTTGCTTTGCATGTTCCAATGCTATGTGGTTCTGGATCGACAGCAAAGGTAGTGTGGCAGTCCATGTTTCCTTTTGTCTTGCATGCATTGAAAACATTCATGATTCTGGCATCTTCGGATTTAGCTTGGAGGGAGGTGGAGTCTTTCTTACTTGAGAACCTTCTTCATCCTCACTTTCTTTGCTGGGAGATTATTGTGGAACTCTGGTGCTTCATTGTGCGTCATGCCGAGATCGATATGGTGAATGAAATTGTTGATAAATTTTGTTCACTATTCAAGGTTATAGCATCTTCAGAACCATCACTAATGCCTGGTTGTGCCCTGAGGAAAATGGCGAGATCAATTTGTATGATTATTCATTGTGCAACCCAGTCTGTGATAGATCGTGTTTACAATTCCATCATTAGTGATAGATCTAACTTATCATCTATTATGTACATAGCCTTCCTCATGGAAGGCTTCCCATTAAATTTGATGTCAGAAAACCTGAAAAAGATTGCAACACAGAGAATCATTACATCCTTTTCTGGCTTCATAGAGACTAATGATGAAAGACTATGGTGTGATGGTTCACGATCATGCAGTTCAGGTGGACTTGGAGCACCAGTATATGCCCTGTCGTCTGCTTTACACTGTCT CAATATCAATGCCACTGATGTTAATGCAAAGACCCTGAAGTTCACAGTTGATGTTATTCATCGCTACAGAAGTGCTGTGGATAGTTTCACAAAGAACCTGTTCTCTACACTTCTGAGTCAGACTTTAAGGATCATCTCTAATGTCAAGCATCTATATGCATCTGATCAGATGAGAGAAGTCATCCTTGAGCTTCAAAACTTGTTTGTCAAAGGTTCTGCAGCCTCAGATACTCAATTTTATCAATGCAAACCACATCTAGCTTCTTTCATGGCAGGTCTTGGTCACATGGAAATCGCAGAAGGTGAGGGAAGTGCAGACTGCTGTGCCATATGGGAGTTGTATCACATGTTGTTAAGAGAACGACACTGGGCGCTTGTTCATTTGGCAATCACAGCGTTCGGATATTTTGCAGCTCGTACTTCTTGTAATCAACTATGGAGATTTGTACCACCAGATGCCGCTCTCTCTTTTAATGTAGAGACAGGGAACGATGCAAATGAAGAGAGGTTTATGTCTGAGCTGAAGGTTTTTCTCGAGAAGGAAGTAGCTATTGTTGCAGTTAAACCATGTGCAGAGCAACTTGGGCTGCTTTTGAAAGAAGGTCTGGTGCTGAAAGAAACTGTTAAGGTCTCAAATATTAATCTAGTGGATCCAGGAACAGAGATCAGGGAGTTAAATGAGGAAAACCaaccaaacaagaaaagaaaacttcCTGGTGAAATAAGAGAAGGAGTGGCTTTGATGCAGAATGGTTTGAAGGTTATTGGAGAAGGTCTTGCTTTATGGCAGCAACAGCACTATGAATCCAAAGAATTGCAAGAGAAGCTTACAAGTCACCTTTCTTGCCTTGAAGAGGTGATTGCTCAAATGGTGGATCTTGCAGATAGTGGGTGA
- the LOC122655466 gene encoding glycine-rich protein 23 — protein MASWNVLLLLLLLLALVVIQTSARNAPSEAALKTINNNNNQKSGNVPSDVGLNDQKNFITYGGVGGFAGVGGVAGVAGGLPACCIGGAGLGGGGGAGGGAGGLGGLGGLGGAGGLGGASGLGGLGGLGGASGIGGLGGLGGVGGVGGAGGLGGGAGGGGGAGGGVGGGAGAGGGVGGGGGAGGGVGGGAGGGAGGGAGGGVGGGVLPLP, from the exons atggccaGTTGGAacgtgctgctgctgctgctgctgctgcttgctCTAGTTGTCATTCAAACTAGTGCTAGGAATGCGCCTAGCGAAGCTGCTCTTAAaaccatcaacaacaacaacaaccagaAGAGTGGCAATGTTCCAAGCGACGTGGGTCTCAACGACCAGAAGAACTTCATCACATACGGTGGCGTTGGAGGGTTTGCCGGCGTTGGCGGTGTTGCTGGCGTAGCTGGAGGCTTACCTGCCTGTTGCATTGGTGGTGCTGGCCTTGGTGGAG GTGGCGGAGCCGGCGGTGGAGCTGGAGGACTCGGTGGGCTAggtgggctcggtggagctggAGGACTCGGTGGTGCAAGTGGTCTCGGTGGGCTCGGTGGACTCGGTGGTGCAAGTGGTATCGGTGGGCTTGGCGGTTTAGGAGGCGTAGGTGGCGTGGGAGGTGCAGGTGGCTTGGGTGGTGgagctggtggtggtggtggtgctggaggtggtgttggtggtggtgctggtgctggtggtggtgttggtggcggtggtggtgctggcggtggtgttggtggtggagCTGGAGGTGGagctggtggtggtgctggcggtggtGTCGGTGGTGGTGTCCTTCCTCTTCCTTGA
- the LOC122655464 gene encoding S-protein homolog 21-like, whose protein sequence is MNTSKFFLVLACTLVLSKPYFVQGRGYTVYVINDLGPIEKLNVHCKSKDDDLGPHTLGFGEEFYWVFDLNVFGTTLFWCNMDWGNKQGSFEIFNARKEQYKCGNTFDGHYYRKVRKDGVYYNKHRDGDYWKKYSW, encoded by the coding sequence ATGAATACTTCGAAGTTTTTCCTTGTTCTAGCCTGCACATTGGTCTTGTCCAAGCCATATTTTGTACAGGGAAGGGGCTACACTGTGTACGTTATTAATGACTTAGGTCCGATTGAGAAACTGAACGTTCACTGCAAATCCAAAGATGATGATCTTGGTCCGCATACGCTTGGGTTTGGCGAAGaattttattgggtttttgATCTCAACGTCTTCGGAACAACTCTTTTCTGGTGTAACATGGATTGGGGGAATAAACAAGGTAGTTTTGAGATCTTCAATGCTAGAAAAGAGCAATATAAGTGTGGGAATACCTTTGATGGCCATTATTATAGGAAGGTAAGAAAGGATGGAGTATATTATAACAAGCACAGAGATGGAGACTATTGGAAAAAGTATTCATGGTAG
- the LOC122655467 gene encoding LOB domain-containing protein 1-like, translating into MTSSPFFSSTSTTSTSPQSSHENHESPPPRPRPPPPPLVVRPCGACKGLRRRCVATCILAPYFPPTQPLKFLAVHRVFGASNVSKFLQGIPESQRADAVDSMVYEATTRIRDPVYGCAGVICSLQKQINQLQMELATTNAQLLNITCQQQENLQATNNTCMEMKETQMPTLQPRPYLEDFKFCGTPYSFQNSENFSWENSFFPFDDIDSGGI; encoded by the exons ATGAcctcttctccattcttttcCTCTACTTCTACTACATCAACTTCACCTCAATCATCTCATGAAAATCATGAATCTCCTCCTCCTCGTCctcgtcctcctcctcctcctcttgttgTCAGACCTTGTGGTGCTTGTAAAGGCCTCCGTCGACGATGTGTTGCAACATGTATCCTTGCACCATACTTCCCCCCAACCCAACCCCTCAAGTTCTTGGCTGTTCACAGGGTGTTTGGAGCTAGCAATGTCTCCAAGTTCTTGCAG GGAATTCCAGAGTCTCAAAGGGCTGATGCAGTGGATAGCATGGTTTACGAGGCGACAACAAGGATTAGAGACCCAGTATATGGGTGTGCAGGTGTAATTTGTAGtctacaaaaacaaataaaccAGCTTCAGATGGAGTTAGCTACTACAAACGCTCAACTTCTCAATATAACATGTCAACAACAGGAAAACCTACAAGCAACCAACAACACATGCATGGAAATGAAAGAAACTCAAATGCCCACATTGCAACCACGTCCTTACCTGGAAGATTTCAAGTTTTGTGGTACTCCTTATTCTTTCCAGAATAGCGAAAATTTCTCATGGGAGAACTCATTCTTTCCTTTTGATGACATAGATTCtggagggatttag